A stretch of the Halictus rubicundus isolate RS-2024b chromosome 16, iyHalRubi1_principal, whole genome shotgun sequence genome encodes the following:
- the LOC143361912 gene encoding DNA polymerase delta subunit 2 isoform X2, with product MEFRSPPTYHRKLCKLEDFNKFKICSKNFDEQYNRIYSARLRTLKDHLFQNAKAKWAQHEVVTLSELVEKNQDNNYIVIGILYKHQELKPSILHDICEELQLPTHLPRANYASIKDILYLEDDSLRVKLVGSHMKIQNVITGIICAVLGHQLENDEFNVIDSCYPGCIPKLTTIAKPLEQLGKILIISGLDLANNTQSLSLNLFSEWVTGMIGCPEVQTEVASIVCIIIAGNSIRGSIEIYNHKGYFETKTHNDTAFKEATILAHKLDNFLLPIAQCCPIILMPGEFDPTCHMLPQQSFHPSILSQSSRFKSFYGATNPWIGSINSRIIAGSSGQPILDIMKVAGLVNVSPLTWLEYTLNWRHYAPTAPDTVPAYPYPNIDPFVMTECPDIYFAGNMDKFDTKLLTGVHGPRLAAA from the exons ATGGAATTTCGTTCACCGCCAACGTATCACCGCAAATTGTGTAAACTTGAAGAtttcaacaaatttaaaatttgttcaaaaAATTTTGATGAACAATACAATCGTATATATAGTGCAAGATTAAGAACTCTAAAGGACCATCTCTTTCAGAATGCAAAGGCCAAATGGG CCCAACATGAGGTGGTTACGCTGTCAGAACTGGTCGAAAAAAATCAAgataataattatattgtaataGGAATATTATATAAACATCAAGAGTTGAAGCCATCAATATTGCATGACATATGCGAAGAACTTCAATTACCGACTCATTTACCAAGAGCAAATTATGCATCAATCAAAGATATATTATATTTGGAAGATGATAGTTTACGTGTTAAATTGGTTGGAAGTCACATGAAAATACAAAATGTGATTACTGGTATTATTTGTGCTGTACTTGGACATCAATTAGAAAATGATGAATTTAAc gttatagattcgtgttatcCAGGATGTATTCCAAAGCTAACTACCATCGCTAAACCATTGGAACAACTGGGAAAGATTTTAATAATATCAGGCTTAGATCTAGCAAATAATACACAATCATTAAGTTTGAATCTGTTCTCTGAATGGGTAACTGGAATGATCGGTTGTCCAGAGGTTCAAACAGAAGTAGCATCCATAGTGTGCATTATTATAGCAG GAAATAGTATAAGAGGATCCATAGAAATCTACAATCATAAAGGATATTTTGAAACTAAAACCCACAATGATACTGCATTCAAAGAGGCTACAATACTAGCACACAAATTGGACAATTTTCTTCTTCCTATAGCACAGTGTTGCCCTATAATATTAATGCCTGGTGAATTTGATCCAACTTGTCACATGCTGCCTCAACAATCGTTTCATCCTTCTATATTATCTCAAAGCTCCag ATTCAAGAGTTTCTATGGAGCTACAAATCCTTGGATTGGTAGCATCAACTCTCGTATCATAGCTGGATCCAGTGGTCAACCCATTTTAGATATCATGAAGGTTGCTGGACTTGTTAATGTATCACCATTAACATGGCTAGAATATACATTAAATTGGAGACATTATGCACCAACTGCCCCAGACACTGTACCAGCTTATCCATATCCAAATATCGATCCATTCGTTATGACAGAATGCCCTGATATTTATTTTGCTGGCAATATGGATAAATTTGACACCAAACTATTAACAg GGGTCCATGGTCCAAGACTAGCAGCAGCATAA
- the Bhd gene encoding folliculin — protein sequence MNAVIALCIFCESHGPKVIFTTQTYRNYDNQNTEKLKFYGPKEILRRSQNILEDEQYECEGCQSIGNVKYLSNEHETKTSFLSAQQSLTQDIWCLLKHACFRSLSCEVHPGREGVCYFGDEYRGHVLSHTFTLKDAQARGFRRWCSFIVFMRDKQFLLNMWPFLVDNLKEVIRELQDFAEKKYTAEEAECPQRVVRLTMVNNGSGSYRNSHKQPRTFCEITNEKHVFIRIHMWLVWILSAGARHFIEIFPMSLLDDELNYDLEHQIETDEGFTLVNAKLPVHLNLTSNETETNSEFLEVSGKSATVILKDLRSILGKDQFRQLLYSSLTGVQILVRGPSFERKESLYGLSSLIPCACRRVKTQATEYMDPNKCNFIGVDTSVAVPVPCASVCRLDIISDQHKIENANSHIVRWTGTLPLKLPTLLTKIEKSLDNEKLGNSTLKAHFAALQEEWANIAKVIHAMRGRGHSEDLSGLMLSLGAGPHDKKLLDAWSMGLPPNPA from the exons atgaATGCTGTGATCGCATTATGTATTTTTTGTGAATCACACGGACCTAAAGTGATATTCACGACCCAAACGTATCGTAATTATGATAATCAGAATACAgagaaattaaaattctatGGGCCTAAGGAAATATTAAGACGTAGTCAAAATATATTGGAAGATGAACAGTATGAATGCGAAGGATGTCAAAGCATTGGTAATGTGAAGTATTTGAGTAATGAACATGAAACTAAGACATCATTCCTTTCTGCTCAACAATCGTTAACTCAAGATATTTGGTGCTTATTAAAACATGCATGTTTTAG GAGTTTAAGTTGCGAAGTACATCCTGGGAGAGAAGGTGTTTGCTATTTTGGAGATGAATACAGGGGGCATGTTTTAAGTCATACGTTTACATTAAAAGATGCCCAG GCAAGAGGTTTCAGAAGGTGGTGCAGTTTCATTGTTTTCATGAGGGACAAGCAGTTTCTCTTAAACATGTGGCCTTTTTTAGTTGACAATTTAAAAGAAGTGATCAGAGAATTGCAAGACtttgcagaaaaaaaatatactgCGGAAGAAGCAGAATGTCCGCAGAGAGTTGTTCGTCTTACAATGGTTAATAATGGATCAGGATCATATAGAAATTCGCATAAACAACCCAGGACGTTTTGTGAAATAACTAATGAGAAACATGTTTTCATAAG AATTCACATGTGGCTGGTATGGATTCTTAGTGCAGGAGCAAGACATTTCATAGAAATTTTTCCTATGAGCTTGTTAGACGACGAATTAAATTATGATTTGGAACATCAAATTG aaaCTGACGAAGGATTCACCTTAGTAAATGCTAAATTACCTGTTCACTTAAATTTAACATCAAATGAAACTGAAACAAACTCAGAGTTCTTAGAAGTCTCTGGGAAATCTGCCACCGTGATACTCAAAGATTTAAGATCCATACTGGGAAAGGACCAATTTAGACAacttttatattctagtttaaCAGGTGTTCAAATTTTAGTCAGGGGTCCAAGTTTTGAAAGGAAGGAGTCTTTGTATGGACTTAGTTCTCTTATTCCATGTGCATGTCGAAGAGTCAAAACTCAAGCCACAGAATATATGGATCCTAACAAGTGTAATTTCATAG GTGTGGATACATCAGTGGCAGTACCCGTACCATGTGCAAGTGTATGTAGATTAGATATTATTTCTGATCAACACAAAATTGAAAATGCAAATTCACACATTGTTAGATGGACAGGCACATTACCATTAAAACTTCCAACATTgctaacaaaaattgaaaagtcactTGATAATGAGAAACTAGGGAATTCGACATTGAAAGCACACTTTGCGGCGTTACAAGAAGAATGGGCAAA CATTGCGAAGGTTATTCACGCTATGCGAGGTCGTGGCCATAGCGAAGATCTTTCAGGACTTATGCTTAGCTTAGGTGCTGGTCctcatgataaaaaattactagATGCTTGGTCGATGGGTTTACCACCAAACCCCGcttaa
- the LOC143361912 gene encoding DNA polymerase delta subunit 2 isoform X1, which translates to MEFRSPPTYHRKLCKLEDFNKFKICSKNFDEQYNRIYSARLRTLKDHLFQNAKAKWAQHEVVTLSELVEKNQDNNYIVIGILYKHQELKPSILHDICEELQLPTHLPRANYASIKDILYLEDDSLRVKLVGSHMKIQNVITGIICAVLGHQLENDEFNVIDSCYPGCIPKLTTIAKPLEQLGKILIISGLDLANNTQSLSLNLFSEWVTGMIGCPEVQTEVASIVCIIIAGNSIRGSIEIYNHKGYFETKTHNDTAFKEATILAHKLDNFLLPIAQCCPIILMPGEFDPTCHMLPQQSFHPSILSQSSRFKSFYGATNPWIGSINSRIIAGSSGQPILDIMKVAGLVNVSPLTWLEYTLNWRHYAPTAPDTVPAYPYPNIDPFVMTECPDIYFAGNMDKFDTKLLTVNQGQRIRLICIPKFSETQTAVLVNLQDLQTSPISFGVS; encoded by the exons ATGGAATTTCGTTCACCGCCAACGTATCACCGCAAATTGTGTAAACTTGAAGAtttcaacaaatttaaaatttgttcaaaaAATTTTGATGAACAATACAATCGTATATATAGTGCAAGATTAAGAACTCTAAAGGACCATCTCTTTCAGAATGCAAAGGCCAAATGGG CCCAACATGAGGTGGTTACGCTGTCAGAACTGGTCGAAAAAAATCAAgataataattatattgtaataGGAATATTATATAAACATCAAGAGTTGAAGCCATCAATATTGCATGACATATGCGAAGAACTTCAATTACCGACTCATTTACCAAGAGCAAATTATGCATCAATCAAAGATATATTATATTTGGAAGATGATAGTTTACGTGTTAAATTGGTTGGAAGTCACATGAAAATACAAAATGTGATTACTGGTATTATTTGTGCTGTACTTGGACATCAATTAGAAAATGATGAATTTAAc gttatagattcgtgttatcCAGGATGTATTCCAAAGCTAACTACCATCGCTAAACCATTGGAACAACTGGGAAAGATTTTAATAATATCAGGCTTAGATCTAGCAAATAATACACAATCATTAAGTTTGAATCTGTTCTCTGAATGGGTAACTGGAATGATCGGTTGTCCAGAGGTTCAAACAGAAGTAGCATCCATAGTGTGCATTATTATAGCAG GAAATAGTATAAGAGGATCCATAGAAATCTACAATCATAAAGGATATTTTGAAACTAAAACCCACAATGATACTGCATTCAAAGAGGCTACAATACTAGCACACAAATTGGACAATTTTCTTCTTCCTATAGCACAGTGTTGCCCTATAATATTAATGCCTGGTGAATTTGATCCAACTTGTCACATGCTGCCTCAACAATCGTTTCATCCTTCTATATTATCTCAAAGCTCCag ATTCAAGAGTTTCTATGGAGCTACAAATCCTTGGATTGGTAGCATCAACTCTCGTATCATAGCTGGATCCAGTGGTCAACCCATTTTAGATATCATGAAGGTTGCTGGACTTGTTAATGTATCACCATTAACATGGCTAGAATATACATTAAATTGGAGACATTATGCACCAACTGCCCCAGACACTGTACCAGCTTATCCATATCCAAATATCGATCCATTCGTTATGACAGAATGCCCTGATATTTATTTTGCTGGCAATATGGATAAATTTGACACCAAACTATTAACAg TAAATcaaggacagagaataagattgatTTGCATTCCAAAATTTTCTGAAACGCAAACAGCTGTGTTGGTCAATTTACAGGATTTACAAACTTCGCCGATTTCTTTCGGCGTTAGTTAA
- the LOC143361916 gene encoding uncharacterized protein LOC143361916, whose amino-acid sequence MKSKVMNGDNWEENWSKPQSQTRRTVQRNGKRSEKSGLKLLKPSRRATPRERTLRRLESNERERMRMHSLNDAFQSLREVIPHVSKERRLSKIETLTLAKNYIVALTDAICAMRSEEKTIDQQNEVSEPQESSSNMNICLNMNIPIPSNSCS is encoded by the exons aTGAAATCTAAAGTAATGAACGGAGACAACTGGGAAGAAAACTGGTCTAAACCGCAATCGCAGACTAGAAGAACAGTGCAGCGGAATGGCAAGAGATCTGAAAAGTCAGGCTTAAAACTATTAAAACCATCTAGAAGAGCTACACCTAGAGAAAGAACTCTAAGAAGATTAGAAAGcaacgaaagagaaagaatgagaATGCACAGTTTAAACGATGCTTTTCAG TCTTTACGTGAAGTAATACCACATGTAAGCAAGGAAAGGCGACTATCAAAAATTGAAACCCTAACATTAGCAAAGAATTACATAGTTGCTCTCACAGATGCGATATGTGCAATGAGAAGTGAAGAAAAAACAATAGATCAACAAAATGAAGTTTCAGAACCTCAAGAGTCATCAAGTAATATGAATATTTGTCTAAATATGAATATACCAATCCCTTCAAATTCTTGTAGTTAG
- the Dph1 gene encoding diphthamide biosynthesis 1 — protein MAEDCNSVVIVKAKPTRKIFKAPVKVNKIPEEILNNPLLNAAIAALPNNYNFEIYKSIWRIKEVKAKRVALQMPEGLLMYATTIADIIEEFTDAETVIMGDVTYGACCVDDYTAKALNADFLIHYGHSCLIPIDQTVGIKVLYVFVNIKIDTSHCIECLQATLSITTKIALVSTIQFAGTLQAIALEMKKNGYEVSTPQSKPLSPGEILGCTAPQIRCANVVVYIGDGRFHLEAVMIANPKLRAFRYDPYEKKLTEEFYNHQEMLRTRLTAIDNAKETETFGLILGTLGRQGSLNVLRNIENKIKLLGKQNVIILLSEIFPDKIKLFNGVDAFIQIACPRLSIDWGTAFEKPFLTPYEGVVALKMINFVIDEPYPMDYYAAASLGPWTPNHKESELEKQIDTCCGKCKDST, from the exons atGGCTGAGGATTGCAACTCGGTCGTGATAGTTAAAGCAAAACCTACACGTAAAATTTTCAAAGCACCGGTTAAAGTAAATAAAATTCCAGAGGAAATCTTGAACAATCCTCTATTAAATGCAGCAATTGCTGCACTAcctaataattataatttcgaAATCTACAAATCCATATGGAGGATTAAGGAAGTAAAAGCTAAGAGAGTTGCGTTACAAATGCCAGAAGGACTGTTAATGTATGCTACAActatagctgatattatagaagaGTTTACAGATGCTGAAACTGTTATTATGGGAGACGTAACTTATG GGGCATGTTGTGTAGACGATTACACAGCAAAAGCATTAAATGcagattttttaattcattatgGTCACTCTTGTTTGATACCTATTGATCAAACAGTTGGAATTAAAGTACTTTATGtatttgtaaatataaaaattgatactTCGCATTGTATTGAGTGTTTACAAGCCACTCTATCTATTACAACAAAAATAGCTCTTGTAAGCACTATTCAGTTTGCTGGAACTTTACAAGCAATTGCattagaaatgaaaaaaaatggtTATGAAGTATCTACACCACAAAGTAAACCATTAAGTCCTGGAGAG atTTTAGGTTGCACAGCACCACAAATTAGATGTGCTAATGTTGTTGTTTATATTGGTGATGGTCGATTTCACTTAGAAGCAGTAATGATTGCCAATCCAAAATTGAGAGCATTTCGTTATGATCCATATGAGAAAAAACTAACTGAAGAATTTTATAATCATCAAGAAATGTTGCGAACTAGACTAACAGCTATAGATAATGCGAAAGAGACTGAAACATTTGGACTCATATTAGGCACCTTAGGCAGACAAGGAAGTCTCAATGTGTTgagaaatatagaaaataaaattaaattactagGCAAACAAAATGTTATTATATTACTATCAGAAATATTTCCAGATAAAATCAAATTATTCAACGGTGTTGATGCTTTCATACAG ATTGCATGTCCACGATTAAGTATAGACTGGGGTACAGCTTTTGAAAAACCATTTCTTACACCTTATGAGGGAGTCGTCGctttaaaaatgataaattttGTCATTGATGAGCCGTACCCTATGGACTATTATGCTGCTGCTAGTCTTGGACCATGGACCCCTAATCATAAAGAATCTGAGTTAGAAAAACAAATCGATACTTGTTGTGGCAAATGTAAGGATAGTACATAA